The genomic segment GGGCCGCGACCGGCAACCCGCCGCGCAACGTCGAGTTCATGGTCGAGCTTTCGGGCAAGAAGGCGCGGTTCGGGATGGACGCCCTGCTCGCGAAGCGGCCAGTAGACAGCGGGTTTGCCAATTTCCGCGATCTGATTACCACCTTTGTGCCAGACGGGCCAATTCCCGAAACCGATGGCGATAACTCCTTGGAACGAGCCTTAGATGAAGCCGCCGAAATCGTCGCCCGGGCCGACCTGAGTGCCAGCGTCGAAGGAACGGAAGACGGTGCTTTCACGTTGCGGATCCAAGTCCAATGCCCGCTCAAATTCGACCGCTGGATCAAGTGGGTCAAATGTCGTCCGGCGACGCTGCACCCGAATCGGGCCGATTACCTTGAAGACGGCGTCAAATTTGAAGACCTGCGGCTGGAAGATGTCTCGGGATTCCTCTCGGTCGAGGTAAGCGCTGATTGTGGTGGCGGGGACAAGTTCCGCAGGTTCGCGCGACCGATCCCCGTAGCCGGAATGCCCGCGGATCGACTGCAGCGCCTGATAGCGGGCACTCTCGAGAACCGTCAACGTCTCATGCAGCTACTGTGGTTGTTGCTAACGCCGGATGGCGAGGTCAACTACGGTGATTTCACCGGCATCAGGGGCGGGGCAGAACACCCGGCCCAGGTGTGGGGGACGGCGTTTTCGGGCTTGTTGGAGGGGGCGCTGGAAACGCTGGCCGATCGACCCGAACGCCTGGATCACGTGGATCGACTGCTACGCGAATTGCGTTCCACTGAATTCGGAGCCGGCCTCGTGGGCGATGATTTTGCCGATGCCTGGGAATCGGTAATGACGGTACGTAAGCAGCTCGCTTGAGTATTAGCGATTCCATGGGGTATCGATCGGCGGCACTGGCCCGGTTAAAGCCGTTTCAGTTGCGATCGGCCGAGCACGCTTTCAACCGACTCTATTCGTCCGGCGACGGAAGCGACCGTTTCCTAATCGCGGACGAGGTCGGTTTGGGAAAGACCCTAGTCGCCAGCGCCGTGACCGCGATGGCGATTGACCACCTTCAAGCGCAGGGTACTCCCCGCATTGACGTTATTTACATCTGCGCCAACCAGGCGATCGCACGCCAAAATATCGACCGAATCAAGAATCTCCTCGGCGTTGAAACCAGGGCTTTGGCACGGCGCATCACTCTGCTGCCACACAGCCTCAAATCGCTAGACGCCCGCGTGAATCTGATCGCCTTCACGCCGGCTACTTCATTCGGTAGCGCAAGTCCGGAGGGCGTGGTCGAGGAACGAGTGATCCTTTACCGGATGCTGGAACGAGTCTGGGGCGGAATCGAGCCCGGAGCGGGTGACGTCTTTCGTGGTTCCCTGGCCTCGGCCGAACGATTTCACGAGTACAACCGCTGGATCGAACGCCGGGACTTCGAACCCGGGCTTTTCGACCGCTTCGCCGGATCAGTTGGCGGCCGCGAAGGAAAACTGTACCGCCGATTTCTCGATGTCCGCAATCAGTTGACACTGGATCCTGGCACCGATGCAGTTATGGCGCGCCGTGCATTGATTGCCGAATTGCGACTCCGCTTAGCTCACGCCTGCTTGGACGCTTTGGAGCCGGATTTGGTGATCCTCGACGAGTTCCAGCGGTTCCGCCATTTACTCGACGAGGGGACCGCAAGCGGCGAACTTGCTGCTCGTCTCTTTGAGTACGAGGATCCGCACACGCGTACCCGAACGCTGTTGCTGTCGGCAACCCCTTACAAGATGTACACGATTACCGGCGAGCCTGGCGAGAACCACTACCACGATTTCCTCGGAACCGTCAAGTTTCTGGAAGGTTCAAAGAGGGAAGAAATTCCGCTGGAAGACCAGCTTCGGCAGTTCCGGATGATGCTGCCGCGCGCGGTCAGCCCCGACGGCGAGAACTCCACCGGTGAATTGCGGAATCTCCGCAGTCGAATAGAAACGCGCCTGCGGAAAGTGATGACGCGGACTGAGCGTCGCGGCGGCGGTGGCGGGAGCGATCCGATGTTGGAGGTCGTGCCGGCGGCGGCCACTCTAAGCCCGGGCGACATCAAATCGTTTCTGAGTGCGCGCGATCTGGCCCGGGCCGTAAATGCCCCGGCGGTCATGGAGTACTGGAAGTCTTCGCCGTACCTGCTCACATTCATGGATCAGTACCGCTTAGCACAAAAAGTTCGAGCTCGAGTCGACAGTAATCCCAGCGGTCCGACTGCAGCCCTAGTCCGAGCCGGCGCCGACCTGCAGATCCCCCGCAGTCGGATTAGGTCCCGGCGAAATTTGCAACCAGGCAACGGCCGCATGCGCGCGCTATTTGATTTGATGCAAGAAAGTGGCTTGCAGCGCGCCCTTTGGCTTCCCCCGTCACTTTGCAGCTATCGACTCGGGCGAGATTTCGAGCGCGCCCGCAAGGCGTCAAAGTTGCTTGTCTTTTCGTCCTGGAAGATGGCGCCGCGGGCTATCTCCGTTTTGACCAGCTACGATGCCGAACGCCGCTATATCCGCAGCCCCAAAGAAGCCGAAGCATTCAAGAGCGACCGTTTGGCAATCAAGGCAACCGCATATTCGCTAATGACCCTAGTGGCACCGTCACACACCCTTGCCGAAGCTGGCGATTCACTGAGGCATCGCGCCCGCAATGGTCCGGAACTGCTGCGCGCGACTGCAAAAAGGTTGCGGTCAAAGGTCGATGCCGTCACCGCCCGCGTATCCGGCGATGGCACCCGCCAAGCGACCCTCTGGTATGCGGTTGCCCCCTTTCTGCTCGACTCCTTGAGCGGTTCGGACTTGGAATGGATCGAGGGGCCTCCGGCCGGAAGCGGTGAACGGATGTCGTCGGCTTGGCCGCGGCTGGTCGCTCGCATTCGGGATTGCGTAGCGAACCCCAGCGCCATGGGCCCACCGCCCGCCGATTTGCTCGACGTGCTGGCGGCGATGGCGGTCGGGTCGCCGGCCAATTGCGCGCTGCGTTCCCTTTCACGCATTACTGGCCGCCACCTTTCCGATCATTCGCTCAAGCGCTCGGCGATGGTCGCCGGCTGGGCCTTTAGAGCGCTGTTCCGCACGCCCACCTCGGAAGGATTGCTGCAGTCGGCGTACAAGCCCAAGATTGCGGGCGGAAGTCGACCATATTGGCGCAGAGCGCTTTCATACGCCATCGAAGGCGGTTTGACCGATGTTCTCGACGAATACTTTTTCGTACTTCGCGAAGGGGCCGGATTCGACTTGGGGCCTGATCAATTGGTCGAGGCGCTGGGCAAGACTGCTCATCTTCCCGTTCGCGGGCTCGCGACTCACCATTGGGCGAGAAACCGCGGTGGCGTCCGGCACGAATCACGAAACATGCGCCAGCACATAGCCCGCAGGTTCGGCGCCGACGCGCAATTCCTAGATGCCAGCGAACACCCTGATTCGATTCGGGCGGCATTCAATTCGCCTTTCTGGCCATTTGTTCTCAGCTCGACTTCGATCGGCCAGGAAGGTCTTGATTTCCACTGGTATTGCCACTCGATCATGCACTGGAATCTACCGCCCAATCCGGTCGACCTTGAACAGCGCGAAGGCAGGGTGCATAGGTACCACGGACACGCCATTAGAAAGAACATCTCCAGCGTCGTCGGCGAACGCGCTTTGGCCCACGCATCTGCAAAGTGCCTCGCCGGGCGGCCGTGCAACCCGTGGGAATCTGCATATCGATTGGCCGACGAGGAGTTTGGCTCCGATGGGGGGTTGAGGCCGCATTGGGTATTTGAAGCCGGTGGCGCCCGAATCAGGCGGTACGCACCTGTCCTCCCTCTGTCGCGCGACGAGAGCCGGATGGAGGATTTGCGCCGTTCACTGGCAATCTATCGGATGGTGTTTGGCCAGCCGCGGCAACAGGACCTGGTAGAGTTCTTTCTTCGTGAAGTCCCAATTCGAAACCAATCGGGATTGCTTAAAGAACTTGCCATTGACTTGAGTCCGCCTGATTGACGTGAACATGTAGCCTTCGACCGGGGACCTGCCAGAAGACAAACCCCGAGCAAGACTCAACCAGTTTCAGCCGAACCTCACGCCTAGCTCCGCCGACGTCGCAATACTTTGGATCTGGCCGGCGGCGATCCCGGAATCCTCCAGCGCCATGCGCGCCTTCACATGCACCGTGCCGGCGGTCAAATCAGCCACGCAAGGCCCGCTCCGGACAGGCAGGAATAGGGCGGGTCCGGCTCATTGATTCGGGCCGCTTCCAGCACAGGCTTTCCGGGAGGTAACGTGAATTCCCCGCGTCGCCCGTTGACAGTTATGCAGATCCGGCTGCGAATCCCCGCGCGCTGTCGTCGGATTCGGTGGCGCCGCCGTAACTTTCTCTGTGAATGCGGTCGGCCGGCACATCCAGATTCATGAGCGCCGATTTGACGGTGCGCTATGGTCTCGCGGGCCAGGCAGCCCCGTAGACTGTCGCGAAATCGAACACAGCACCGGGCTCGACACAGTCGGGAATTGAAGCAGGGAGGGGCGATGTCGCGAATAGTCGAAGTGCGGCCATTCATGGTCAATTTCGAACAGGGTACCGGCGGCGTCGGCAACATGCTGATCGTGCGGATCCGCACGGATGACGGACTCGAGGGGTTCGGCGAAGGCTCCCTCCCGCACAAGACGCGGGCCGTCGCCGGCGCCGTCGAGGACTTTGCCGAGTACCTGATCGGACAGGACGACACCCTGATCGAGCGCCATTGGCAGGTGCTCTACCGCAACAGCTTCCAGCGTGGCGGCGTGATCCTGATGACCGCCCAGAGCGCTATCGACCAGGCGCTGTGGGACATCGCCGGGAAGCGGCTCGGATTGCCGGTCTGGCGCCTCATGGGCGGCGCGGTCCGCGATCGCATCCTGCTCTACACCCACCCGGGCGGCGCCAGCCGCGACGAGATTGTCGACCGCACGCACCAGCGAATCGAGGAAGGCTACCGCGCCTTCAAGACCGGGATTCCGGGGACGGCGGAGTGGATCAGCGACCGCAAGAAGGTGCGGGAAACCTACGAGAACGTTGCCGCCATCCGTGAGGCCGTGGGCGACGACATGAAGATCATGGTCGACGCGCACGGCAAGCAGACGCCTACCGTGGCGATCGCGATGGCTAACGCCCTCGAAGAGCTGGACTTGCTCTTCTTTGAGGAACCGGTGCCACCTCGTAATGTCGACGCGTTGCTGCTGGTTGCGGCGGCAACGAATGTGCCGCTCGCCACGGGCGAGCGGTTGTACAGCCGCTGGGACTTCCGCAAAACGATCGAGTCGCAGGCCGTCGCAGTGCTACAGCCGGACGTCGGCCACGCGGGCGGCATTTCCGAGACGCGCCGCATCGCGGCGGCGGCGGAAACGTACTTCATGGGCATCGCCCCGCATAACCCTCGAGGGCCGGGCGTGACGCTGGCAAGCCTGCACATCGCCGCCTGCACGCCAAACTTCATCATCCAGGAGAGCATGATCCCAATCGGCGGCGATGAACTGTGGGACGAGATGTTGGTTGAGCCGCTAGTCCTCAAGGATGGTTACGTCGATCTGCCGCAGGCGCCGGGCATCGGCATCCAGTTCGACGAGTCGATCGCAGAACGATTCCCGTTCCGGGGCCGCGACACGAGTCACCCGGTGCTCGCCGACGGCAGCGTCGGCGACTGGTAGGAG from the Chloroflexota bacterium genome contains:
- the dgoD gene encoding galactonate dehydratase, producing MVSRARQPRRLSRNRTQHRARHSRELKQGGAMSRIVEVRPFMVNFEQGTGGVGNMLIVRIRTDDGLEGFGEGSLPHKTRAVAGAVEDFAEYLIGQDDTLIERHWQVLYRNSFQRGGVILMTAQSAIDQALWDIAGKRLGLPVWRLMGGAVRDRILLYTHPGGASRDEIVDRTHQRIEEGYRAFKTGIPGTAEWISDRKKVRETYENVAAIREAVGDDMKIMVDAHGKQTPTVAIAMANALEELDLLFFEEPVPPRNVDALLLVAAATNVPLATGERLYSRWDFRKTIESQAVAVLQPDVGHAGGISETRRIAAAAETYFMGIAPHNPRGPGVTLASLHIAACTPNFIIQESMIPIGGDELWDEMLVEPLVLKDGYVDLPQAPGIGIQFDESIAERFPFRGRDTSHPVLADGSVGDW